The genome window TTCTTCATCAGCTAAGGTAAAACAGAGACAGACCTTCTTCCCGGGTATCGGCAATTGTGAATAGTTTTTCATAACCGGTAATCTGAAACACCTTACGGTTGCTTTCGTTCATTCCGGTCAGAACCAGTTTACCAAGCTTGGCTTTCATTTTTTTCAGGGCAATCATAAAAACTCTCAGGCCCGCACTGCTAATGAATGTCAGATTTTCGCAGTCAATCAGCATTTTACTTTCATTCAGACCGTCAATGTACTCATTTATAGTGTTTTCGAAGCCCTCTGCATGCATAATATCCAGACGGCCTGAAAGCGCTATAATTCTTACCGAATTTTCCTGTTCTACATGAATTTCCATTTTTACTCCTGACATTAATTTATTTTTTTCTGAACTGTAAAAATATTGAATTCCCCTTCTCTTTTATAATCTAAATGTTCTGAAAAATCCCTGACCATATTGATGCCCCATCCGCCAATGTGCATTTCGAGGTTAAATTCATCACGCTCTGCTTCTGTTCTCAGTTTGGAAAGGGGGTTAAACGGGCGGCCATTATCACGGAAGATCATAGTCAGAAGATCTTCTTCAACCCTGAATATAAGCGTGATATCTTCTTTGGTATTTCCCTGATCTGTAAATCCATAGTTGATAATATTCAGAAGAATTTCTTCAAGTATGGTATAGAGCTCATCAAGGGTTTCCTGATCGCATTTTTTTGCAAAGGGGAGTTTTAGCATTTCCTGCTCTGCACGCTGCAGTTCCCTGGTGTCCTTTTCTATTTTGAGAACGGTATCCATCCAACCTGCTGATTATTGAAATTTCATCTGTTACATAATATCAGAATTTTCTGGCATTTGGAAATGATTTCTTTAAGCCGGCAAAAGTATTTACCGCATATTTTGGCTAAACCTGACCAAAATATTATCAATTATAATTTAATTTTAAGAATGATGTTTGAAAAATTACTTGAAATTACTGCCCAGGCCTCCTCATTTGTTAGAGAGAAGGCACTCACCCCCTTTACTGTTGAATTCAAAACCGGGGAAATGAACCTGGTGACCGATGCTGATAAAGGATCAGAAAAACTGATTATTGACTTCATCCATAAAAATTTTCCCGGGCACGGGATTCTGGCTGAGGAATCCGGAGGAGAGGATCAAAATGCTGAATATCTTTGGGTAATTGACCCCTTGGACGGAACCACAAACTTTGCCCACGGACTCCCTCTTTACGCGGTATCTATCGGTGTTATGAAAAACGGTGAGACAATCATGGGAGCGGTTGCAGATGTTTCGCGCGGAATTATTTATTCAGCTGAAAAAGGGGGAGGCGCTTACGCAAACAATAAAAGAATTACCGTCAGTTCAAGGAGCCGTCTTGAGGAATCCCTCTTGGTAACCGGCTTCCCTTATGATGTCCGTGAACATGCTGACCCGATTCTTAATGTTCTGGGTGGTTTTCTCAAAACTGCCCGTGGTATAAGACGGCTTGGCTCAGCCGCACTGGATTTTTGCTTTATCGCACAGGGAGTATTCGACGGATACTGGGAAATGCACCTGCAGTCCTGGGATATTTGCGCAGGGCAAATAATTGTTGAGGAAGCTGGCGGCAGAGTGACCGATTTTGCAGGTAATAGATTGAGCATCTTCTCAAAAGAAATCCTCTGTTCTAACGGACTGATTCACCCGCTCATGCACAAGATCATCGCAGAGTCACTTGGACGCAATTCGTAATTACGCAGTTACTATTGCCTATGACGGCACGAACTACAGCGGATGGCAGATTCAGGCAAATGCCGATTCGGTTCAGCAGAGAATTAAGGATGCTCTGCAGAAAATCTTGCGGCATGAGGTAACTCTCACCGGTGCCGGAAGGACGGACACCGGAGTTCATGCCCTGGGGCAGACTGCAAATTTCAAGACTGAAAAGGAACTTGATGCTTTTCAGTTCCTATATTCACTGAACTCAATGCTTCCGTATGATATTGCCGTACGGGATTTACGGGA of Ignavibacteriales bacterium contains these proteins:
- a CDS encoding STAS domain-containing protein, whose translation is MEIHVEQENSVRIIALSGRLDIMHAEGFENTINEYIDGLNESKMLIDCENLTFISSAGLRVFMIALKKMKAKLGKLVLTGMNESNRKVFQITGYEKLFTIADTREEGLSLFYLS
- a CDS encoding ATP-binding protein, which gives rise to MDTVLKIEKDTRELQRAEQEMLKLPFAKKCDQETLDELYTILEEILLNIINYGFTDQGNTKEDITLIFRVEEDLLTMIFRDNGRPFNPLSKLRTEAERDEFNLEMHIGGWGINMVRDFSEHLDYKREGEFNIFTVQKKIN
- a CDS encoding inositol monophosphatase; the protein is MFEKLLEITAQASSFVREKALTPFTVEFKTGEMNLVTDADKGSEKLIIDFIHKNFPGHGILAEESGGEDQNAEYLWVIDPLDGTTNFAHGLPLYAVSIGVMKNGETIMGAVADVSRGIIYSAEKGGGAYANNKRITVSSRSRLEESLLVTGFPYDVREHADPILNVLGGFLKTARGIRRLGSAALDFCFIAQGVFDGYWEMHLQSWDICAGQIIVEEAGGRVTDFAGNRLSIFSKEILCSNGLIHPLMHKIIAESLGRNS